The Mucilaginibacter rubeus genomic interval ACCCCAGTATTCTTCCGGCTGCGGGCTGATATTCGGGTCGCCGTATACTTCTGATGTTGAGGCGATCAGCATCCTGGCTTTCTTGTTCCGGGCCAGTCCCAGCAAATTATGGGTACCCAGTGAACCTACTTTTAAAGTCTGGATCGGGATTTTTAAATAGTCGATCGGGCTGGCCGGTGACGCGAAATGCAAAATGTAATGCAGATCGCCCGGTACATACACAAACGTGGATACGTCATGGTTATAAAACTCAAAGTTCTCCAGTTTGAACAAATGTTCGATATTCCTCAGGTCGCCCGTGATCAGGTTATCCATCCCGATCACGTGATAACCTTCCTTGATAAACCTGTCGCACAGGTGCGAGCCTAAAAAGCCGGCAGCACCCGTGATCAGGATCCTTTTTCTTTCTGTCATATTGCTACTGTTTTACGGCCTATGCTGTTATAATAAAATCCATGGTCTTTCATCCTGTCCAGGTCATACAGGTTACGTCCGTCAAAGATCACCGGCGATTTCAGCTTTTCTTTCATGAAGTCAAAATCCGGGGTACGGAATACCGGCCATTCGGTCACGATCAGCAGCGCGTCTGCTTCTTCCAGCGCGTTATAACGGTTGGTAGCATAACCTATCTTATCGCCAAGCAGTTTTTTTACGTTTGGCATACCTTCAGGGTCATAAGCGGTTACTGTAGCTCCTGCTGCTAAAAGCTCATCAATGATATACAAGGCCGGTGCTTCGCGGATATCGTCGGTTTCCGGTTTGAAAGCTAAGCCCCACAGCGCGAAGTGTTTGCCTTTCAGGCCGCCTTCGCCATAATATTCACGCATTTTTACCACCAGGCGTTTCTTCTGCGTTTCGTTCACTTCCATCACCGAGTTCAGGATCTTGAAGTCGTATTTATTTTCTTCGGCTGCTTTTGACAGGGCCTGCACGTCTTTAGGGAAGCAGCTGCCGCCGTAACCTACACCCGGAAACAGGAAACGTTTGCCGATACGGGCATCGGCACCTACGCCTTTACGCACCATGTCTACATCTGCTCCTACCAGCTCGCACATATTGGCAATCTCGTTCATGAACGTGATCTTGGTAGCTAAAAACGAGTTGGCGGCGTATTTGGTCAGCTCCGATGAGCGCTCGTCCATGTACAGGATCGGGTTACCCTGGCGTACATATGGGGCATACAAATCACCCATCACCTGGCGGGCTTTTTCATCCCTGGTACCTATTACTACCCTGTCCGGTTTCATGAAATCTTCTACCGCTACACCTTCGCGTAAAAACTCAGGGTTGGATACTACCGCGAATGGTACATCTGTATTGGCTTTCATTACCGCGGTCACTTTATCTGCCGTGCCTACCGGTACGGTTGATTTGGTCACGATCACTTTATACTCGGTGATCAGTTTGGCGATATCCTTAGCCGCGCCAAGTACATAGCTCAAATCTGCCGCACCATCGGCCCCCGGTGGCGTTGGCAAGGCTAAAAAGATCACCTTTGCCGGTGCTATCGCTTCGGCCAGATCGGTGGTAAAGGTTAACCGCTCCTGTTTAATGTTCCGTAAAAATAAAATATCAAGACCCGGCTCATAGATCGGCATCTCGCCATTGCGCATCTTGTTTACTTTTTCTTCTACTATATCTACACAGGTTACTTCATTCCCTGTTTCGGCCAAACAGGTTCCCGTTACCAAACCAACATAGCCAGTACCAATTACTGCTATCTTCATATTTTACTATTTATGTGTTTTTAAGTTAGATTACTTTACTAAAACATCATTCCAGAGGTTCAACGGATAGGTTCCGCTTTCAACCAGCTTTGAAATGCTCTCCTTAACAATGTCCTTATCATTTACATAAGTAACACCAAACCATTTTGATTTAGTTGGGATAACTTTAAAGCTTGCAGCTCCCGTTTTAATCAACTCATCAGCAACCAGCGGAATATAAAATTCGGCTTTAGGCTTATCCTCATTGGCCTGCACAAACCTGGTGAACATTGGCTTGCTTTGCTCAAACACAGCCGGTGTAAAACCCCAGAAATTCATCGACACTCGTGTATCAGCCGGTAAATCGTGTTCGCCGGTCTCATCTTTGTAGGCTATGCCGCCATCCTCTTTAAAATAAACTTCGGCACGCTCATTTATCTGTACCATGTTACCGTTTTCATCTACCTTACATACCCCGCGAGATACCGAACCATTTTCAGAGAGGGTATTGTTGATCTGGTATCCGATCAATGAATATTGATCTTCTGCAACCTCAGTAGTTAAAAACTCAACCATTTTTTCAAAAGCATCATAGCCGTAATAGTCATCGGCATTAATTACGCAAAATGGCTCTTTTACCGCGTCACGTGCTGCCAAAACAGCATGAGCAGTACCCCATGGTTTTGCACGCTCAATAGTTTTATCGATACCGAATGGCGTTAGGTCATAGCTTTGAAAAACATATTCGGTTTCAATAAGCCCCTGTAACTTAGGTTCAAATATGGCTTTAAAATTATCGGCAAATTCTTCGCGGATGATGAAGCATACTTTTCCAAAGCCCGCTTTAATCGCGTCGTAAATAGAATAATCAATAATGGTTTCGCCGTTAGGGCCAAAACCGTCAATTTGTTTCATGCTGCCGTAACGGCTGGCCATACCTGCCGCCAGAATGAGTAAGGTTGGTTTCATAATTTTCAATTTGATTTTTAGTTTTTAATAGATACAAGAATATATGCTCACCAAAAAGAAATATGGTGATGTTTACCTGAATGGTAAATAGTTGAAAGAAAAGAGGGCTATTTTAAATACTCCTCGTAGTACTTCGCAATCAATACCTGCTCATGAAATGTTGTCCTGATAATTTCGCGGCCATGTTTGCGGATATAATCTAATTTTTGTTTCCCAAGGTATGCTTCGTTTAATTTTTCTATAGTGCTGTCGGTATCTAATGTGCAAATCCAACCGAGGTTGTTCTCGCTAACAAAATCAGAAAGACCTACATTTTCGGAGATCAAAACGGCAGTACCCATGTGTAAAGACTCGACTACGACGTTAGCGAAGTTTTCATTTAAGGATGTCAGAATAAACAAGTCCGACTGGTTGAGGCGTTCAAATTTCTCCTGCCTGTTTACCCAGCCTAACCATTCAATTTTTGAAACTATCTTCAGCTCATCAGCAAGTTGTTTCAGTTGTTGAACGTAGGTTTCGTCACCATCGCCGGCAATAACCAGTTTCAGGTCAAACGAAAGTTGACTTATGGCTGCAAACAATTTTTCAAGTCCTTTTTTATGGTGAATGCGCGACATAAAAATAACCGTGAAGCACTCATTATCTATTTCCTTTATCTCAATATCGGGTAACGATAAAATATTGGGTAAAACAAAACCTTCCCACCCGGGGATCAATTTCCGGCATTCAACATATTCGGACTGGGCGGTAGCGTGCAATACGCATTTCTTCAAAATTCTGCGCCCGCCAAACTTATGGATCAATTTTTTATAACCACTGTTTCCGGTTTCAAATACGTACTCACTCAACATACCGCGGGGCGCAAGGATCACTTTGGTTTTACTGAATAAGGCAATCCGTGCAGCTACCACACTTAAAATACTCCACCATGAATGGATATGGATCACATCATAATGATTAGCCGTTTTGAAAAGCATGCGCCATAAGGTAGGGCTTACATGCGTATGATCGCCGGTAATGCGTTTAAAGTAAGTTACGTTAACCCCCTCTACATTTGTCACGGCACCGGGCGTTACATCCAGTTCTGTTTTGCCATTGGCAGTGGTGGTATAAACATCAACATCATGCCCGTTAGCCGCTAACCCTTCGCACAAGCGCGATACAGATTCCGTTGGACCTCCGTATCCGTAAGCAGGTTTATAAGCAGGTATAATGTGCAGTATCTTCATAAGGTAGTATTAGATATATAGAAAGCGCAAATATGCACTCATTGTAGATTATTTAACCAAGTTGGATTTTAAATCGTCCGGAACGATACTCAAAGTTGGCACGGACTCGGGCTTTTCGGCAAGCTTTTCATCTTCAATCAATCGGATAGCGAGCAATATCTCAACCATGGTTCGCTGAAGCGTATAGTGCCAGCCAGCCCAGCCGTTAAAGATCAGCCTTTTAACAAACAGGCAATGAAAGAAAACCAAAAACGGGGCTAACACCTTTGTTTTACGGATTTTGCCGCTTATAGGCATTTCTGACGTCGGTTCATTAACCAGTTTTTTACTTTCTTTAATAGCATAGCCATCCTGGTTACTTAACCAGCGCGACAGCGATTTTCTGTCGTCATGTAAGATATACGATTTGTACATACCAGTAGACCCGTTAATTTTTAAACGCTGGGTATGCCCATCATCGTAATAAATACATTTATTAATGTCAAATAAAACAGGGCGGGGCGTTGTATTATCGCCGGAAAGCTTCTTTCCAAAAACTAAAAACCTGAACGTGGTCTCGTAGGCTTCATTTTGCGGATTGGCGATAATGTTTTGGGTTTCCTGTATAAACTCCGGCGTAAGTACGTAATCGGCATCAAGTGTTAACGCCCATTTGCTTTTAAGTAATGAAAGCCCGTAATTCCACTGGTTGCCATGTGTATCAAATTTGCGTTGAAAAACTTCAACGTTGGGATAGGAATTAGCAATGTCTAATGTAGCATCAGTACTAAAACTATCCAGAATAACAACCCGTTGAAGCCAGGTTAACCTGTCGAGAACCCGCTTGAGATTAGGTTCTTCGTTTTTAGTTAAAATTAATGCGGTAATTAAGGTTGATGAGGTCAATTCCATCTTACGAGTGTTATGTTATTTATATAGGTAAATGTCTTTATCGGTGTAAGGTTTTGGCAATTTTTTATTTGTAGCCGGCTGCCTGTAGCTCAAATAACTCCGCATAGCGGTCGCCTTTTTGTAAAAGTTCTTCATGGCTTCCTATTTCCAGGATCTCTCCTTTATCCAATACGATGATCCTATCGGCCATGCGTACTGTTGAAAAACGGTGAGAGATAAGCACCGCGGTTTTCTTTTCAGTGATATCCGAAAAACGTTTAAATACTTCGTACTCCGAACGCGCATCCAAGGCAGCCGTTGGCTCATCGAGGATCACTATCTGTGCATTACGCATATAAGCCCTGGCAAGCGCTACTTTCTGCCATTCGCCGCCCGATAGCTCAACACCTGTTTCAAAATGCGTACCCAGCATTTGCTGATATTTTTTTGGCAGCCTATCTACTATGGGATGTGCCAGGCTTTGTTTTGCAGCGCTAATAATAAGGTCTTCCTGATCAATCCCTGCTATATCCCCCACAGCTATATTTACCGATGCAGGCATTTGGTATTTGATAAAATCCTGGAAAATGATACCCATTTGCGTCCTGATATCCTCGATGTTATATTCCTTTAAATCATACCCGTCAAGTGTTATGCGTCCCTCTGTAGGATCATATAAACGTACCAGCAACTTTACCAGGGTTGTTTTACCTGCTCCATTCTCCCCCACTAATGCCAGTTTCTCGCCGGGGCGAAGGGTGAAGTTCAAATGCCTGTTAGCCCATTTATCAGAGTTGGTATATTTAAACCCGACATTTTCAAAGGTGAAGCCTGACACAATAGGATCAGGAAATGGCCGTGGACTATTGGGGATTGTGATAGTGGGCATGATCCTGAAGAAATCAAAGAAATCCGTCAAGTAAATTGCTCCCTGTGCTACGGCGTTAAACCGCTTGGCGCTGTTTTGTACTAAACCACCCAGCTGCCTTATGGTTCCTAATAAAAGGGTTAATCCACCTATTGTAAGGCTCCCCTGTAGTACACGTTGTACGATATAAAAAAACACGATGTAAAACCCTACTACTCCCGGAATGCTTATCAAAGAGCTTATGATAAGTCGTTTTACACCGAATTTCCGCTTGGCATCATAAAGGTTATGGGAGATTTTTTTGAACCGGTTGATAAAAAAGCCCGAGAGATCAAATAACCTGACTTCCTTGGCTGCC includes:
- a CDS encoding UDP-glucose dehydrogenase family protein gives rise to the protein MKIAVIGTGYVGLVTGTCLAETGNEVTCVDIVEEKVNKMRNGEMPIYEPGLDILFLRNIKQERLTFTTDLAEAIAPAKVIFLALPTPPGADGAADLSYVLGAAKDIAKLITEYKVIVTKSTVPVGTADKVTAVMKANTDVPFAVVSNPEFLREGVAVEDFMKPDRVVIGTRDEKARQVMGDLYAPYVRQGNPILYMDERSSELTKYAANSFLATKITFMNEIANMCELVGADVDMVRKGVGADARIGKRFLFPGVGYGGSCFPKDVQALSKAAEENKYDFKILNSVMEVNETQKKRLVVKMREYYGEGGLKGKHFALWGLAFKPETDDIREAPALYIIDELLAAGATVTAYDPEGMPNVKKLLGDKIGYATNRYNALEEADALLIVTEWPVFRTPDFDFMKEKLKSPVIFDGRNLYDLDRMKDHGFYYNSIGRKTVAI
- a CDS encoding NDP-sugar synthase is translated as MKPTLLILAAGMASRYGSMKQIDGFGPNGETIIDYSIYDAIKAGFGKVCFIIREEFADNFKAIFEPKLQGLIETEYVFQSYDLTPFGIDKTIERAKPWGTAHAVLAARDAVKEPFCVINADDYYGYDAFEKMVEFLTTEVAEDQYSLIGYQINNTLSENGSVSRGVCKVDENGNMVQINERAEVYFKEDGGIAYKDETGEHDLPADTRVSMNFWGFTPAVFEQSKPMFTRFVQANEDKPKAEFYIPLVADELIKTGAASFKVIPTKSKWFGVTYVNDKDIVKESISKLVESGTYPLNLWNDVLVK
- a CDS encoding XrtY-associated glycosyltransferase XYAG1 — its product is MKILHIIPAYKPAYGYGGPTESVSRLCEGLAANGHDVDVYTTTANGKTELDVTPGAVTNVEGVNVTYFKRITGDHTHVSPTLWRMLFKTANHYDVIHIHSWWSILSVVAARIALFSKTKVILAPRGMLSEYVFETGNSGYKKLIHKFGGRRILKKCVLHATAQSEYVECRKLIPGWEGFVLPNILSLPDIEIKEIDNECFTVIFMSRIHHKKGLEKLFAAISQLSFDLKLVIAGDGDETYVQQLKQLADELKIVSKIEWLGWVNRQEKFERLNQSDLFILTSLNENFANVVVESLHMGTAVLISENVGLSDFVSENNLGWICTLDTDSTIEKLNEAYLGKQKLDYIRKHGREIIRTTFHEQVLIAKYYEEYLK
- a CDS encoding glycosyltransferase family 2 protein, which produces MELTSSTLITALILTKNEEPNLKRVLDRLTWLQRVVILDSFSTDATLDIANSYPNVEVFQRKFDTHGNQWNYGLSLLKSKWALTLDADYVLTPEFIQETQNIIANPQNEAYETTFRFLVFGKKLSGDNTTPRPVLFDINKCIYYDDGHTQRLKINGSTGMYKSYILHDDRKSLSRWLSNQDGYAIKESKKLVNEPTSEMPISGKIRKTKVLAPFLVFFHCLFVKRLIFNGWAGWHYTLQRTMVEILLAIRLIEDEKLAEKPESVPTLSIVPDDLKSNLVK
- a CDS encoding ABC transporter ATP-binding protein, with the protein product MGLTIRDRLVAYRNLPKFFSLVWKVSPRLTLCNIVIRILQAIIPLGLLSVGKYIIDEAIAITHNRALSYDYLWKLIAIEFILILVLIILGKVTSLIDELLGERLTNDTTNMIMEHAAKLDLVQFENSQFYDKLERARQQTTGRAILLTHVFSQVQDMITITSYVVVLVAFNPWIIVILLSVTLPSLLGEFYFNNKNYSLIRSQTQARRELDYLSLVASSDVAAKEVRLFDLSGFFINRFKKISHNLYDAKRKFGVKRLIISSLISIPGVVGFYIVFFYIVQRVLQGSLTIGGLTLLLGTIRQLGGLVQNSAKRFNAVAQGAIYLTDFFDFFRIMPTITIPNSPRPFPDPIVSGFTFENVGFKYTNSDKWANRHLNFTLRPGEKLALVGENGAGKTTLVKLLVRLYDPTEGRITLDGYDLKEYNIEDIRTQMGIIFQDFIKYQMPASVNIAVGDIAGIDQEDLIISAAKQSLAHPIVDRLPKKYQQMLGTHFETGVELSGGEWQKVALARAYMRNAQIVILDEPTAALDARSEYEVFKRFSDITEKKTAVLISHRFSTVRMADRIIVLDKGEILEIGSHEELLQKGDRYAELFELQAAGYK